ATCCATTAACCACTCGTATAAAAACCATATCCTTCTACTATATTGACTTGTGGGTTCTTTAGAAACAAGGGAGACTATTTCATTGGGTCCTAACTTCTCAAATAATTTTTTAAAGATAGCCAGGTCGATTCCTTCATATTTAAATGCAAAGGTTAGATGTGCTGAAAGCGTATCTTCGGGTTTGTGACGGGCAGATAAAATCAGCCAGTTTTCTATTTCATATTTTATGCGCTTGTGACTAATTAACGCCAGTCGATCAGGAATTGGTACTTCCAGTTTATAAAATTGAATAAGTGCTCCATATCCTACCAGTAATCCTTCCTCAGGTGCAATTCTACCGTGAAATGAACTTATAATTATCGAAAAGCCGTTATTACTATCCATTTGAAGACGTTTATTTTGACCAAATTACGGAAAAATGATTATTTTTTTGGAAAAGTGATTACGAAACGGGCGTTTTTTGGAAAAGTGATTATTGTTGTTGGCGATTAGTGGGACGATTGCAGGGCTGCCGGTTGCAGTGCCTGCGTTGGTGACACAGATTGCGGGATACCTGGCTGTGGCAGGGACTGTGATGAGTGGAATTAGCCAGGCAAAGGTGGATGGCGGCAATATGGCTAAAAGTAGATGAGATGAATACAGGCGGGTTGTTAGCCGGTTGTTGGTGTGGTGAAGTTCTCTGTGTTTGCAGGGGCCTTTGTTGTATAATGATCTTGAGTTGAACGATGGGGGGAATAAGTATTATTGGAAAAATAAGTATAAGGTTGCTTCCAAAGAGGTTTAAGAAGCTACTTTCATCATTATATGGATTTGGCAGGTCAGACTATACTTTATATCAGTACAATGACAGGTATCACGCTACAGGTATTGATGGTTACTATAGGGTGATTATTTTATTTTCGCTGGCGATAAAGATAGTTATTAAACATACAAATGCCGCTGCTAAATAATTAACAGCGGCAATTTTTTCATCCGTAAAATGATTGACTAATACAATCCTTTAATAAAGAGATATTCTTTTTCTTCTTTCAGTTTTACCTTTGAAATTGCTGCATCTTTCTGTAATAAGAGGATTTTTGTGTAAATGATGATCAGCTGGCGTACTATCGCTCCCAGCAACAGTATTGAAGCTATTACAAAAACTGGCGTGGTCATAAAGAATTATTTAATTGATAAGATAAATTTCGATAATTCGTTCAGATCGTCTTCTGAAAATTTGTCTCCAAAGGCTGGCATCTGTGGAAAATCGGGTCGTTTTTTACCAGGATTTTTGATCCATGCTTTCAGCTTTTCGGGCTGATCATGATAAATACTTACCATCTCCAGCATAGGTGGGCCTACAAGTTTAGCATCTTTCTGATGGCAGGCACTGCAATTGCCTTTAAATAGTGCAGCGCCTTTGGCTACATCGCCAAGTGATGAGTCTATTTCCAGCGTTTCTTCTTCTTCCTGTGGATTGGCCCGGGCTTCGGCAGATAGTTTTTCAAACTCCGCAGTTTTGGCGGCCATCAGTTGTTTGTGAGGCGCAAGTGCATTAGCACGGTATACGTGCCGGCCACTTCCCATAAACAGTACAGTTGTACCCAGGGCGACCACTACTTTGCCAAAATGCCTGTCAATTTTTTCTGCTGGTCCTGTAATTGCCTTCCATATCCAGATCATTGCAGGAATAGCAATAGCAGCGCCTGTCAGGATGATAGCTATAAGATTCCAGCCTATTCCTTTTGAGGGTAATGTCATCAACACCAGCGGGCCTATTAAGAACTGGAAAGCGGAGGCCGCCAATGTCAGTGAATAAGCCTTTTTCTTGATTTCGTATCTGGATAGCTTCGTATAGAAACTTTCAAACGGATAGTTCTTTCTTCCTGTGTACCAGAATAGGAATAATCCAGTTACACCCAATGAGGCGCAGATGAAATGAAGGTAGCGCGG
This Chitinophaga sancti DNA region includes the following protein-coding sequences:
- a CDS encoding cytochrome c, whose amino-acid sequence is MLYFLQATTPVPRDIPLDLPLPEWLLVVLLVISFLAHIVFVNLMLGGSILTLWAEIKGLKDKDYDSLANEIAKTITVNKSLAVVLGVAPLLSINTLYSIYFYSANALTGLMWISIIPLVTIAFLLTYLHKYTWKSLAQNKALHLSIIAAAVAIFLFIPLIFLVNINLMLFPEKWGTIKGFMSALLLPNVFPRYLHFICASLGVTGLFLFWYTGRKNYPFESFYTKLSRYEIKKKAYSLTLAASAFQFLIGPLVLMTLPSKGIGWNLIAIILTGAAIAIPAMIWIWKAITGPAEKIDRHFGKVVVALGTTVLFMGSGRHVYRANALAPHKQLMAAKTAEFEKLSAEARANPQEEEETLEIDSSLGDVAKGAALFKGNCSACHQKDAKLVGPPMLEMVSIYHDQPEKLKAWIKNPGKKRPDFPQMPAFGDKFSEDDLNELSKFILSIK